The DNA region TCCCTGACACCCCTTCATGTGGCTTGGTGGCTTTCAGCATTCCCAgccaccactgtccccaggcagggTGGGACACAGCACGTACCTGCCCCGGGAAGGATGCCAGTTCCAGGTACTCCCACCCCTGGCACCAATCCGGGCACGCCACCAACACCGGGTGCCACTCCGGGCACTCCGCCCACGCCAGGCACCACCCCTGGCACCCCTCCAACCCCGGCACCTGCGGGAGAGGGGTGAGAGATCCTGTGCTCGTGTGGGATCATGTGCCAGGCCTGGGTGCCCATGCCCAGCATCCCCTGCATGGGTCAGAGCCACACCAGGGCTGGTAGGGAGCCTGAGGGGCTCCCCAGGCTGACTCACCAAATTTGGctgccttggctgctgctttggctgctgctgcaggacctcCAACACCTGGGCAGAGACAGCAGAGGGGGGTCAGACCCTGGGAAGGCCTCACAGCAAACCTGGGCAGAGCCCATCCTTCAGGCCCTGTCTGCAGCCCCCCAGGGACACTGCTGAGGTTCTCCTCAAGCCTGCCCCCAGAACTGCCCCCAcacctgccaggctgctctcacccttgccttcctcctcctcacctgggacacctccaaCACCAGGAACCAGGCCACCTACTCCAGGAACCAGGCCACCTACTCCAGGAGCCAGGCCACCCACGCCGGGAGCCAGGCCACCCACGCCGGGAGCCAGGCCACCTGCTCCtgcaaggagaaagagaaggacTGGGCTTCAGCTCGGGAGGAAACATGGAAGGAGGAGTTGGATGAGTGGGTGGGTGGATGGATTATGAGATGGATATGTGGCTGGATGAGCACTGGTTGAAATGATGGTAGGATGGATgaatggttggatggatgaACGAATGGATGCTGAGATGGACACATGGATGCTCAGATGGCCAGATGGACGGAGAGGTGGTGGGatgaatgtgtgtgtgaatggGGAGTGGTTGAATAGATGGTGGGATGGATGAATGGAGGGATGATGAGGTGCACTAATGGTTGAAGGGATGGTGAGATGGATGTGTGGATAGATGGATGAATATGTGATGCATGTGGAGTGACTGAATAGATGAGTGGAGGAGGTACAGATGGATGAACAGAGAaggggacagatggacaccgAGGTGGTGGTCTTGTGGCTGGGTGGGCAGAATGGGTATGGATGGACCAAAGTATGAGAAGGTGGTGAACTCGGATGTTCCACAGGGCTCAGCTCACTGGAGAGCacccctgacacagccagaACCCCATCCCACATTCAGCCCTTCAGGGAGCTCGTCCCTCACCCTGAGCCCCAGGgaccccaggcactgctgggcctcaGCCCTGAcaggggagcagcctggggtgggGATGAGCAGGAGACAGGACAGGTGGGATAACCCCAGAGAGATCCCAGCTTACCATACTTGgctgctttggctgctgctttggcaGCGGCTGCCGGACCTCCTGGGGACAGCGAGTCAGAGGGTCAGGAACGTGTcccaccagcactgctggggacatCCCAGCATCCCTTGGGCACCATCTCACCTGGAATGCCGACCCCAGGCACCAGACCGGGCACGCCAACACCTGGCACACCCACTCCAGGAACACCAACACCGGGAATGCCAACTCCGGGCACGCCAACACCGGGAACGCCAACACCGGGAACAcgtcctgctcctgcagagggGTTCTGGGATGTGTCCAAGGGGGGAAAACTCCACAGCAGGAATCCCACTGACCTCCACAGCACCGGAGTGTCCCCACCTCTCCTGTGTGCCAACacacctcctccctccctgggaCAGCCGATGGTGACGGTGGTGACAGTGGTGACTCACCGATCGCCGCTGCTTTCGCTGCAGCCTTGGCTgcggccgctgctgctgggccacCAACTGCAGGGACACAAGGGACACAGTCAGGGACCTGCTGAGGCCAGCATCCCATCAGCGGCTGCTGACAGCCCATCTGCTCACCTCCAACACCAGGAACAGCACCAGGAACCCCAGGCACGCCAGGAACACCAGGAACACCAGGAACACCAGGGACACCGGGAACTCCAGGAACACCAGGAACACCAGGAACGCCAGCGATGCCAGGAacgccagctcctgcaggaagcaAGACAGGAGAAGTCAGATCTGGCTGCAGCAACAGCTGAAAGGCTGGGCCTGTTCTGGCTCTGTCTCATAATCATGGCCAGGAGAGCAGAGAATCCACAGCCACTACCAGGAGAGAcccaagcagggcaggagagggaTCAGTTCTGTGTCTTGCCAGACCCAATGGGAGGCGTTCCAGGATCCTACCAGGTTTTGCAGGGCAGTGACCCCGGGCCCCTCACAGCACATACCGTACTTagctgcctttgctgctgctgctgccgacggcacccctggggacaagggagACACGGAGCCTCAGCCAccatggccctgcagagccaggccaCGGGGACAGGGCTCCTGGAACAGTCACCTGCCACCCCGGGGACACCTCCGACACCGGGCACCGCCCCGGGGACACCTCCGACACCGGGCACCAAGCCAGGGACACCTCCGACTCCGGGCACCAGGCCGGGGACGCCGCCCACACCGACACCGGGAACGCCGGCGCCTGCGGGGACACGAGGGGACAGatcagagctggctgcagcaaGAGCTCAGTGCTAGCACTGCCATGGCTCGGTGTCACCATGGTGCCCCAGACAGTGGAGCATCCACGGCCTCATGCAGGACAGATCccagcggggcagggcagggcagggatcgGCCCCATGACTCTGCCAGCAATTGCCTGGAAGTCACCAGCACAGGGACCACAATGACCCTCATCCTCACGGGGCCCGGGCTGCTCCTTGTCATAGGGACAGCAAGCCTTGCAGCCACACAGGCCATGGAGGAGCCTTGTCCTCATGGGACCCTGATCAGCTGGACCATCACAGCACAAAGCAACCTGTACTGAGTTGCTGCCTGAATTCCTGAATCCCATCCTTCCCTGGGCATGCAGAGAGATTTTTTCTACAAATTATAGAAGAGAAATGGAAGAGAAGGGTCATCAATGATTTAACCCACAAAGGAGAGCTGCCATTGACCATGGATCCTCGTGTGGactcccagggctctgcagtgaCAATGGAGGAAAAAGTCCTGGGACCTTGCCAGGTACCAACGGCTGGCTCTTTGGATCAGCAATTGGAAGCCAATCCTGCATGGAACCTCAGGGCCAGTTCTTCATGTGCACAAGCTCCAGTTTGGGCTGGTTATGGCTGCTGGGCACCTGGGTCTTGCTAGATCAAGTTGGATGCACTTGATGCATCCCAACATTCCACCACAGATTGGAGGACAGTAACCCTAGGGAGAAGTTCCTCTGCCAGGAATCTCTGCCTGAATGGCAGCAACACGGAGCCCTGTGAGCCCACAGATCAGCTGCTAGAAAGGGATTTGGTACAAAATCCAAGAATTCAGTTAAATCTAAAACCATGAATTGGGGCTTATTGTGCACTTCCACAGAGCACCCTGGAGAAACCCAGGAGAGGGAGAAGGTTCTGCCCTGCAGATGGAGCCAGGCCCGGaacagcagccaggagctgggctgagcattccccatttcccctcaggatgctcccagggcacagcccgaGGCTGGGCACCCCCGTGTGTCAGGGCAGGGCGGGCAGGGTCCCGGGGGCTGGGGCCCCTCACAGCACATACCGTACTTagctgcctttgctgctgctgctgccgacGGCACCCCTGAGGACAAGGGAGACACGGAGCCTCAGCCAccatggccctgcagagccGGGCCACGGGGACAGGGCTCCTGGAACAGTCACCTGCCACTCCGGGGACACCTCCGACACCGGGCACCGCCCCGGGGACACCTCCGACACCGGGCACCAAGCCAGGGACACCTCCGACTCCGGGCACCAGGCCGGGGACGCCGCCCACACCGACACCGGGAACGCCGGCGCCTGCGGGGACACGAGGGGACAGatcagagctggctgcagcaagagctcagtgctggcactgccatggcTCGGTGTCACCATGGTGCCCCAGACAGTGGAGCATCCATGGCCTCATGCAGGACAGATCccagcggggcagggcagggaagggatcGGCCCCGTGACTCTGCCAGCGATTGCCTGGAAGTCACCAGCACAGGGACCACAGTGACCCTCATCCTCACGGGATCCTGGCTGCTCCTTGTCAGAGGGACAGCAAGCCTTGCACCACGACAGGATATGGAGGAGCTTTGTCCTCATGGgaccctgctcagctgggccaTCACAGCACAGGACAACCTCTACTGAGTTGCTGCCTGAATTCCTGAATCACATAATTCCCAGGGCACATGAAGGGATTTTTTCTACAAATTATAGAAGAGAAATGGAAGAGAGGGGCATCAATGATTTAATCCTGTAACGGGAGCTGCCATTGACCATGGCTCCTCCTAGGGactcccagggctctgcagtgaAGATGGAGAAGAAGGTCCTGGGACCTGGCCAGGTACCAACTGCTGGCCCCAACTTTTGGAACGGCACCTGGAAGCCAATCCTGCATGCAACCTCAGAGTCAGTTCTCCATGTGCACAAGCTCCAGCTTGGGGTGGTTATGGCTGCTGGACACCTGGGACTTGCTAGACCCAGTTGGATGCACTTGATGCATCCCAACATTCCACCACAGATTGGAGGACAGTGACCCTAGGGAGGAGTTCCTCTGGCAGGAATCCCTGCCCTAATGGCAGAGGCACTGAACCCTTGGGCAGCAGGCCTTGCGTCAGGTGGAAAAGAGATTTGGTACGAAATCTAAGAATTAAGTAAAATCTAAAACCATGAATTGGGGCTTATTGTTCACTTCCACAGACCCGCATGGAGAAACCCAGGAGAGGGAGAAGGTCCTGCCCTGCAGATGGAGCCAGGCCCAGAAGAGCAGCCAGGCGCTGGGCTGAgcattccccatttcccctcaggatgctcccagggcacagcccgaGGCTGGGCAACCCCGTGTGTCAGGGCAGGGCGGGCAGGGTCCCGGGGGCTGGGGCCCCTCACAGCACATACCGTACTTagctgcctttgctgctgctgctgccgacggcacccctggggacaagggagACACGGAGCCTCAGCCAccatggccctgcagagccaggccaCGGGGACAGGGCTCCTGGAACAGTCACCTGCCACCCCGGGGACACCTCCGACACCGGGCACCGCCCCGGGGACACCTCCGACACCGGGCACCAAGCCAGGGACACCTCCGACTCCGGGCACCAGGCCGGGGACGCCGCCCACACCGACACCGGGAACGCCGGCGCCTGCGGGGACACAAGGGGACAGatcagagctggctgcagcaagagctcagtgctggcactgccatggctcagtgtcaccatggtgcCTCAGAGAGTGGAGCATCCACGGCCTCATGCAGGACAGATCccagcggggcagggcagggcagggatcgGCCCCATGACTCTGCCAGCAATTGCCTGGAAGTCACCAGCACAGGGATCACAGTGACCCTCATCCTCACGGGGCCCGGGCTGCTCCTTGTCATAGGGACAGCAAGCCTTGCAGCCACACAGGCCATGGAGGAGCCTTGTCCTCATGGGACCCTGATAAGCTGGACCACCACAGCACATAGCAACCTCTACTGAGTTTCTGCCTGAATTCTTGAATCCCATCCTTCCCTGGACATGCAGAGAGATTTTTTCCACCAATTATAGAAGAGAAATGGAAGAGAAGGGTCATCAATGATTTAACCCTCAAATGAGAGTTGCCATTGACCATGGATCCTCATGGGGactcccagggctctgcagtgaCAATGGAGGGGAATGTCCTGGGACCTGGCCAGGTACCAAATGCTGGCTCTGCCTTTTGGAGGTGTACCTGGATGCTAGTCCTGCATGGAAATTCAGGGCCAGTTCTCCCTCCTTATTTGGCCCAAGCTCAAGATGTCCCTGTTCTTTAGCTGTGTCCCTCATCTCCTGTGTGCTCCTTGGGGCTGGTTATAGCTAATGGATCCCACCATCCCACCAATTCCACCACAGTTTGGAGGATAGTGACCCTGGGCAAGGGCCCCTCTTTCCAGAATCCCTACCCTAATGGCAGAGGCACTGAACCCTTGGGCAGCCGAACTTTTGTCAGGTCTGCTGCTTGAAAAGATATTTTGCACAAAATCCAAGAATTCAGATGTGTCTAAAGCCATGATTTAGGCTCATTGTTCACTTTCACAGAGCACCATGGAGAAACCCACAAGAGGGAGAAGGTTCTGCCCTGCAGATGGAGCCAGGCCCAGaagagcagccaggagctgggctgagcattccccatttcccctcaggatgctcccagggcacagcccgaGGCTGGGCACCCCCGTGTGTCAGGGCAGGGCGGGCAGGGTCCCGGGGGCTGGGGCCCCTCACAGCACATACCGTACTTagctgcctttgctgctgctgctgccgacggcacccctggggacaagggagACACGGAGCCTCAGCCAccatggccctgcagagccGGGCCACGGGGACAGGGCTCCTGGAACAGTCACCTGCCACCCCGGGGACACCTCCGACACCGGGCACCGCCCCGGGGACACCTCCGACACCGGGCACCAAGCCAGGGACACCTCCGACTCCGGGCACCAGGCCGGGGACGCCGCCCACACCGACACCGGGAACGCCGGCGCCTGCGGGGACACGAGGGGACAGatcagagctggctgcagcaagagctcagtgctggcactgccatggctcagtgtcaccatggtgcCTCAGAGAGTGGAGCATCCACGGCCTCATGCAGGACAGATCccagcggggcagggcagggcagggatcgGCCCCGTGACTCTGCCAGCGATTGCCTGGAAGTCACCAGCACAGGGACCACAGTGACCCTCATCCTCACGGGGCCCGGGCTGCTCCTTGTCATAGGGACAGCAAGCCTTGCAGCCACACAGGCCATGGAGGAGAAGAGGCTGGGTCTCCCAGCACGTGTCTGGGGGGGGCACTGCTCAGACTGGGGAGCCAACAGCCTGGACCTGCTGGCACACATCAGTGCCACACGGACAAGCACCAGGTCACTTTTGCAAGGACTGACTGTCAGAGGGCTTTGTTCCTCATGGATAGCAGGGCCACCACAGCACAGAGCGACCTCTGCTGAGTTCCTGCCTGAATTCCTGAATCCCATCCTTCCCTGGCCATTCAGCAGGATTTTTTCTACTAATTATAGATGCCATGGGCATCAGTGGTTTAACCCTCAAAGGAGAGCTGCCATTCAACACGGCTCCTTGTGGAGATTCCCAGAGCTTCACAGTAATAATGAAAGAGATGATCCTGGCACCTGGTGAGGTAAATTCTGTCTCTGTCTTTTGGAGAAGAACATGGACCTCCAATGCAGTTTGAAACCTGAGGGCCAGTTGTGCCTCCTCCCTTGCTCCAAGCTCCAGACTGCCCTGCTGCTTGGCCATGACCCTTGGCCCCACTGTAGCTCATTGGATCTGGTTATACTTGATGGATACCACCATCCCACCACATTTAGGAGGACAGTAACCCTGGGAAGGGCCACTCTGCCAGGAATCTCTGCTTGAATGGCAGCAACACTGAGCCCTTGAGCAGCAGATCCTGCAACAgatcagctgctggaaatggATTTGGTCAAAATCCAAGAATTCAGTTAGATCTAATACCATGAATTGGGGCTCATTGTTCATTTCCAAAGAGCACCCTGGAGAAACCCAGGAGAGGGAGAAGGTCCTGCCCTGCAGATGGAGCCAGGCCCAGaagagcagccaggagctgggctgagcattccccatttcccctcaggatgctcccagggcacagcccgaGGCTGGGCACCCCCGTGTGTCAGGGCAGGGCGGGCAGGGTCCCGGGGGCTGGGGCCCTCACAGCACATACCGTATTTagctgcctttgctgctgctgctgccgacggcacccctggggacaagggagACACGGAGCCTCAGCCAccatggccctgcagagccGGGCCACGGGGACAGGGCTCCTGGAACAGTCACCTGCCACCCCGGGGACACCTCCGACACCGGGCACCGCCCCGGGGACACCTCCGACACCGGGCACCAAGCCAGGGACACCTCCGACTCCGGGCACCAGGCCGGGGACGCCGCCCACACCGACACCGGGAACGCCGGCGCCTGTGGGGACACGAGGGGACAGatcagagctggctgcagcaagagctcagtgctggcactgccatggcTCGGTGTCACCATGGTGCCTCAGAGAGTGGAGCATCCATGGCCTCATGCAGGACAGATTccagcggggcagggcagggattgctAGCCCCAGTTGGATGTGGTTCTGAACCCAGGCAAGTTTTTGGAGGATGTTGACCCTGGGCAAGGGCCCCTCTGCCAGGAATCTAAGCTTGAATGGCAGCAACACTGAGCCCTTGGGCAGCAGATCCTGCAACAgatcagctgctggaaatggATTTGGTCAAAATCCAAGAATTCGGTTAAATCTAAAACCATGGATTGGGGCGCATTGTTCATTTCCACAGAGCACCCTGGAGAAACCCTGGAGAGGGAGAAGGTTCTGCCCTGCAGATGGAGGCAGGCCCGGaacagcagccaggagctgggctgagcattccccatttcccctcaggatgctcccagggcacagcccgaGGCTGGGCACCCCCGTGTGTCAGGGCAGGGCGGGCAGGGTCCCGGGGGCTGGGGGCCCTCACAGCACATACCGTACTTagctgcctttgctgctgctgctgccgacggcacccctggggacaagggagACACGGAGCCTCAGCCAccatggccctgcagagccGGGCCACGGGGACAGGGCTCCTGGAACAGTCACCTGCCACCCCGGGGACACCTCCGACACCGGGCACCGCCCCGGGGACACCTCCGACACCGGGCACCAAGCCAGGGACACCTCCGACTCCGGGCACTGCCCCGGCACCTGGAGGGAAGCAGAGTAGTCAGACCCCCCACAAACACCCCACTCTGCCACAGTGGGGACTTGGTCTGCCCCAGGGTCACAGGAGTCTCTTGGGCACCCGCTTTGTGGTGGGCTCCTCACTCATCCtaaagcagctcctcagggtACCTGGGATCTTGTTGGGAATTTTATTCCCAGCTCCTTACACCCATCAGGCTACCCAGGATGTTGGGGACTCCCAGGGCCCCCCAAGGCTGTGGCTATACATCCCAGCTGCCTCAGACCTGGCATGTTTTCCCTAAATGCCCCAATGTGTGATTTGCTCCTCACTTTTCTCCCACAGAGCAGTCAAACAGGGAGCAGTGGAGATCTGCATCACCAGGAGCATCCCTCACTAGGGAAGGACAGCTCAGCACAGACACCGAGTGCTGGCCACCCTGCTGGCACCTGGCAGAGCAAACCCACATCTCATGGAGAGACCGCGTGTGATGGGCAtgctctgtcccctgccaggctgctgcatcCCAAGGGGCCCTCAGCCCTTCAGCGCTGCTGGaacagctgctggagctgggacagggcagggacagcaccccaTAGAATGGGATAGgagctgccggggcagctgTGGAGCCGCACAGCCCCTGGAATCGATGCACGGCCCTTCCCTGTCCCGAGATGTGTCCAAGGCAGCAGGAACTCACCAAAAGCTCCCGCCTTTGCCGCTGCCttcgccgctgccgccgccgctgccggtCCTCCGACTGCCGGGATAGCGGGAGAGAGTCGGGGATGTGGGATAAGGGAAGGAGACCCTCCCCgagccccagggcagagccctcTCATCGCCTCACCTCCAACTCCTGGGACACCGCCGATGCCAACACCGGGTGCAACTCCTGGGATGCCGCCAACGCCGGGCAGGACCCCAGCTCCTGCCGCGGGGGACAGCACGGTcagcggggacacggggacacagccagcacccccggggctgggagggagggagggagggagcggggacagggagcagctgcctgctgGGGACATGGGTGGCGTTTGTGCCCCAGAGGGCAACTCACCGAGTTTTGCTGCTGCCTtcgctgctgctgcctgtgctccgACCCCTGCGGAGGGACACGGGCCCTGAGCCACCCTGGCATCATTTCCACCTCAGCTCCCCCACCCCACAGGGACCCTGGGGACCAGGCACTCCTGCCAGCGTCCGTTCCCCTCTCCTGTGGGAGGTGCTGCTCCCGGcccggctgtccctgcaggccgcAGGCAGCCGGGCAGGGCCCAGCACCCGTCCAGGGCCAGCAAGGGGACAGGGTGGAGTTCCCCTGCCATGGCCGGGCCGCTCCCCaccccggggctgcggggcccAGTGTACCTGTCCCGGTGGGGTATCCTGCCTTTCCTGCCAGGAGGCCGGCTCCTATCCCGCCCGGCCTGAGGCCTGCAATCACAACACAGCGTAGAGCCACGTCAGGCACCAGCCAGGGGAAGGACAACGAGACAGACGGAGCAGCCCCCTTGGATCTCCTGCCCCCGGTGTCAGAGCATGCGAGGGGATGCCAAAGCCAGCTCCTCCCTACTTGAGATCCCAGCTCAAACATCCCTGCCTGAAGCTTGAGTGGCTCAGGACATGTCCTAAGGATTAACAGCTCTCAGGAATACCGGGAGAATTGAGTTCCCGGGCTGATCCACAGCCACCACGGGCAAGGCATGAGGTCCCCAGTGGGCCACCTCGCCCTGGGAGCAGGATATCCCTCACACCAGCCCGAGGGTCAGTGGCCACAAGGTCGTGGTGGAGCCATGAGGAGTGAGGACACAAGTACTCACCATTGGTGTAGGGCAGTCCATAGCCACCTAGGGGAcgagaggagaggaaaggagagaagaggGGTTAgcacctggctgctgctggccctgtcccctctgccccacagcgtgaccctgctctgctgggccctgcaacACCGGCCCAGGGGCTCCATCCATTTGCGATAGTGAATCCTCCGGGATACAAACCCCcgtgctggagctgggccaggagaTGCTGTTCTCCCTCACCTTGGAAGCAGTGACGGAAGGAGCCGCCCCTCTGAGCCCAGGCCGAGGGCTGTGGCGCCTGGAGCTGTTGCGCAGGAGCCTCCCATGACCCCGCTCCAGCGAGGGGTCCCGCGGGAGCCCCGCGGCAAGAGCTGTACCCAGCTGGCTGCACCCCGGCCAGCTCGGAGGAAAGGCTTTAATTGGAATCAGGGCTTGGGAGCCTCGGCTGAAACGTGACCTCGTTAGGAGGGCGGTGtgaagggatggggagggaTTATGAGCTGGGACATTGTGGCCAGGGAAATGTCTCCTTGCGAAAGAGCCGGATCCCGGCACTCGGAGTGGTGGGGATGCCCCTGACTCAGCAGGACCGTGGGCTTGGCACGGGGACAGCAGTTCCCAGCTCccatcactgctggctgcagcccgAGGCCATGGGCTGCCACATTCCTTGGAGGGACACCTCGAGCTGCACAGGGTGGGGGGTGCCTCCAGCAAGGGGGCCATGGGCAAGGATGtagctgcctgcagccaggatgGAATTACTCATGGCACAGCATCTCCTTGAGCACTGGACTCCATCCCCTCCCAGCAGCCAGCATGTGGGGACCAGATTTCTTTCCATCCTGCCAGGCAATCCCATGGTGTTCCACATCAGTGGTGCTGGCAGGCAGAGGCTCACAGtgagctgtgccaggtgtgccccacCTTGAGGGCCACCCTTGCCCATCCAGGGGCACCTTATCAGCACCTTGCTCCACCCTAATGCTGGGAAAGGGGTGACACACATGGAGGTGACTCCAAGGGCCAGAAGTCCAAGCCAAGGGTTTTGCTGGGTCCAAGTCCAGCTCCCCACCACCCCCAGCTGGATGGGAAGGCAGCCCCTGCCCATGCTGTGTCCATGGGAATGTCACCAGCGAGCTCAGGCCCTGCACACACTGGGGCTCTGCATAAACCAATGTCAGCCAAGCACAGCTGGACACTGGGGAGTGGTCCCCATCCCTACAGCATCAATAGGACCCTGACCTCAGCCACGGCTTCAGACTAAGCCTCCAGTGAGGTGAGGGACCCCAGGGCCACCTCCTGagtgggacagcccaggagcaaGTCATCTAAAGAGATGATTTTCCACTGAAAATGTTGTTTGTCCCATTGTCCCTCTTCCCCTCTCAACCTGGACCTACTGCAGTGGGGACAGTGCAGGGGACAGCCCATGTGTGGCAGCCCCAGATCCACCCACAGCATCAAGGCAAGAGcctccacagccagcagcacaggctgtccTTGCActgccagccccgagccctCAGAGGTAACAAACTGGCATCCCCCAGCACCCCAGGAAGGTCTGGAGACACCCCCATGGTCCTGGTCCCTGTCCTGGGGCTTGGGACCTAGATGGCAGCAGGGCCGAGGCTCCTTAAGGATCATAACTCTGCTCCAGTGCAGGAAACAGGAGTGGGCTAGGATCCCTGCAGCTGCTTGTGGCCACAGGCCCTGCTggggggcagccagcagagctgctggggctggagctgggctgggatgtgctgggctggaatgtgctggggctggagctgggctgggatgcGCTGGGACTGGAGCTGGAGTtgggctgggatgtgctgggctgggatgtgctgcCTGCGGTGGGCTCCTCTCACTGAGgctctcctgcctccagcaGCTTGTTTGGATGCACGGGGATGGGGGCCCTGCCTGCATGGGGCTGCCCTCCTCCTCAGGATGCATTGGGGAGCAGTCAGGTGGCAGCATGGCCCCTGGAGGACACAGAACCTGCCACTGTCTCTCCATGGGCACGGCTGCCCggggacaggcagagctggcaactgacccagggctgggaggggaaggtgcccagagcagcctggtctggcAAAGGGGTGCTGAGCTCCCCCAGGCTGatctgggctggggctgagccctgtCCAGGtggacagtggggacagagatctgcctggagcccccagcagcctcagctACAGCTCCTTGAGCCAGGACACCTGGCCCAGGTGAATGCCAGGCCCAACACCAGGAGCCACAGAAACCAGACTGTCCCTGCAAGGGCTGTGCCTtgtgccagcaggagctggcagg from Zonotrichia albicollis isolate bZonAlb1 chromosome 22, bZonAlb1.hap1, whole genome shotgun sequence includes:
- the ELN gene encoding elastin isoform X14, producing MARQAAAPLLPGVLLLLSILPATQQGGVPGAIPGGGVPGAGFFPGAAGLFPGAFPGAAFPGAASAAALKAAAKAGAGIPGAFPGGVLPGAGVRFPGVGVLPGVPTGAGVKPKAPGAGAFGGIPGLGGFGGQQPGVPLGYPIKAPKLPGGYGLPYTNGLRPGGIGAGLLAGKAGYPTGTGVGAQAAAAKAAAKLGAGVLPGVGGIPGVAPGVGIGGVPGVGAVGGPAAAAAAAKAAAKAGAFGAGAVPGVGGVPGLVPGVGGVPGAVPGVGGVPGVAGVPSAAAAAKAAKYGAGVPGVGVGGVPGLVPGVGGVPGLVPGVGGVPGAVPGVGGVPGVAGVPSAAAAAKAAKYGAGVPGVGVGGVPGLVPGVGGVPGLVPGVGGVPGAVPGVGGVPGVAGVPSAAAAAKAAKYGAGVPGVGVGGVPGLVPGVGGVPGLVPGVGGVPGAVPGVGGVPGVAGVPSAAAAAKAAKYGAGVPGVGVGGVPGLVPGVGGVPGLVPGVGGVPGAVPGVGGVPGVAGVPSAAAAAKAAKYGAGVPGVGVGGVPGLVPGVGGVPGLVPGVGGVPGAVPGVGGVPGVAGVPSAAAAAKAAKYGAGVPGIAGVPGVPGVPGVPGVPGVPGVPGVPGVPGVPGAVPGVGVGGPAAAAAAKAAAKAAAIGAGRVPGVGVPGVGVPGVGIPGVGVPGVGVPGVGVPGLVPGVGIPGGPAAAAKAAAKAAKYGAGGLAPGVGGLAPGVGGLAPGVGGLVPGVGGLVPGVGGVPGVGGPAAAAKAAAKAAKFGAGVGGVPGVVPGVGGVPGVAPGVGGVPGLVPGVGVPGTGILPGAGIPQVGVQPGAKPPKFGVPGVGVPGVGGLPGGLGVGGLGVGGLGAAGKPPKPGVGGPGFGVSPLFPGGVGGLGFGGKPPKPYGGALGALGFRGAGCAAGKYCGRKRK
- the ELN gene encoding elastin isoform X13 — its product is MARQAAAPLLPGVLLLLSILPATQQGGVPGAIPGGGVPGAGFFPGAGVGGLGAGLGAAGKPPKPGAAGLFPGAFPGAAFPGAASAAALKAAAKAGAGIPGAFPGGVLPGAGVRFPGVGVLPGVPTGAGVKPKAPGAGAFGGIPGLGGFGGQQPGVPLGYPIKAPKLPGGYGLPYTNGLRPGGIGAGLLAGKAGYPTGTGVGAQAAAAKAAAKLGAGVLPGVGGIPGVAPGVGIGGVPGVGAVGGPAAAAAAAKAAAKAGAFGAGAVPGVGGVPGLVPGVGGVPGAVPGVGGVPGVAGVPSAAAAAKAAKYGAGVPGVGVGGVPGLVPGVGGVPGLVPGVGGVPGAVPGVGGVPGVAGVPSAAAAAKAAKYGAGVPGVGVGGVPGLVPGVGGVPGLVPGVGGVPGAVPGVGGVPGVAGVPSAAAAAKAAKYGAGVPGVGVGGVPGLVPGVGGVPGLVPGVGGVPGAVPGVGGVPGVAGVPSAAAAAKAAKYGAGVPGVGVGGVPGLVPGVGGVPGLVPGVGGVPGAVPGVGGVPGVAGVPSAAAAAKAAKYGAGVPGVGVGGVPGLVPGVGGVPGLVPGVGGVPGAVPGVGGVPGVAGVPSAAAAAKAAKYGAGVPGIAGVPGVPGVPGVPGVPGVPGVPGVPGVPGVPGAVPGVGVGGPAAAAAAKAAAKAAAIGAGRVPGVGVPGVGVPGVGIPGVGVPGVGVPGVGVPGLVPGVGIPGGPAAAAKAAAKAAKYGAGGLAPGVGGLAPGVGGLAPGVGGLVPGVGGLVPGVGGVPGVGGPAAAAKAAAKAAKFGAGVGGVPGVVPGVGGVPGVAPGVGGVPGLVPGVGVPGTGILPGAGIPQVGVQPGAKPPKFGVPGVGVPGVGGLPGGLGVGGLGVGGLGAAGKPPKPGVGGPGFGVSPLFPGGVGGLGFGGKPPKPYGGALGALGFRGAGCAAGKYCGRKRK